GCAATCCGAGTACGTAATATAGAGGATATTTTGAAGGTTCTATGAAGTGAAATATATTCTACAACAAATAGACGATTCTTTATTACGTGACCATCTTTATTTAGAGGCGAATGATAAGTGTTATTTTTACGGAGAATATGCTGGGCGGCAAGGCTATGCATTCAGTGAGACAAATCAATTAATTTTTAATTTTAAAAAGCCGATGAAAGCTCGTAATAAACCTGATTGGCAGTATAAAATTAAAGCAATAGAAACTATCTCTCAGATTCTTCCTGCTAGCAAGGGATGGGCAAAGCTTAGACAGTATACATGGGTTCCTATTCCCCCCTCAAAAGATCGAAATGATCCTGAATATGATGATCGTTTGTTGCAAGTTTTATTAAAATTAAAAGAAACTGAGCAATGTCTTGATGTTAGAGAGATTCTATTGGCTCAAAAAAGCCGTAATGCGGCACATGCTCCTGACAATCAAGTACGGCCAACCATTAAAGATCATATTAGTAATTTAGTAGTAGATAAAGCATTATTAACTCCAGCTCCAAAGGCCATTGCAGTTTTTGACGATGTCTTAACTACTGGAGCGAGCTTTAAAGCAGCTCAATACATTTTAAGGAAAGCATTCCCCTCAATACCTATTATTGGAATTTTTGTTGCTCGTAATATCAATTTAATAGACGATATTTGATGCGAAGCGAGGTTTCAATTTTCACTAATGTCGATGAGAATTTAAATTTTCAGAGTCAATTAATAGCAACGGATATTTGAATTATTTTGAACGAGAGAATCATGGCTAAAAATATTAATTATCATGATTATTTAATTGAATCCTTAAAAGAACCCTCTGAGGCAGCTGGGTATTTAAATGCAGCGCTCGATGATGGTGATATTGATGGTTTTTTAGAAGCATTACATAATGTAATAGAAGCTTATGGTAGTATGACTAAGTTATCAGAAAAATTTCAAGAGAGATACAATCCAAACTCTGAAAGCATTAGGATCTCATTTATGAGTAATGCCAATGATTTTGAAGATCAAAAGAATGATTAATCTCTGGGAAAAACTACCCAATCCCTGCCCAAAAAAATAAGCGATAAAATAAAACTATATAATATCAATAGCTTATAAAAAATTGTCGTGGGTTCGATTCCCGCCGCCTCCACCAATTCATTATCCGATACAGTCCAATAAAGTTTAAAAATCCTTGTAAATACTAATAGTTATCCATATCATACGTGCATTGTTGTCCGATGTATATCGGCTCTTTCCCATTTAAGGGGGCAGCTTTAATCACCCGCAGAGGACCTTAACACGTACTCTATAATTTTCAAAATTTCTAAAACCATAAGCTCTTCGCTGAATGAGTTTCATTTTGCGATGAAAGCCTTCTGTTATTCCATTTGACTTACTAAATCGCCACATTCTGGCCACTTCATCTTTCCAAGCCCAAAGTGTTTTACCTAATGATGCTAATGCTTTAAAACCACTTTGCTTTAACTCAGCCAACATTTCTAAGAAAGTAGGTATTACTTTACGGCACTCATGCTGTGTTAGCGCCCTTTTCATTAATAGTGAGTGCAGTTGTTGCTGAAATTGATATATAGCCTCTATTGCAGGATTTTCAGTGAAAAACGCATCTCTTTTGACTTTCTTCTCATCACTTAAGTTATCAGGTCTTGTTCTTAATAAGGCTAAGATACCTCTATTGTTTTTAATTTCAGTGGAGAGTTCTCGACAGGTCATCATACACTGATGTTGAATTAAACGGATTACATGAAACCTATCAGCCACTATCATAGCATTAGGAAAGTACTTCTTTACTAAGGAACGGTACGTACTGCTCAAGTCCATACAAATCACTTTGACACGTTCTTTTCCAGGTAATTGCTGGAGATATTCTTTTAATTCTTGCTCACGACGGCCACGAACCACATCAAATATCTTATGTTTTCTTAGGTCACAAAAAGTAGTTGCAAACCCTTCTTTCTTACTGAAAAAATGTTCATCAATACCCAGTACCACAGGACATGGTTTATTGATTAATTCTCGATGTTGCTCTTCATAATGCCGCTGATACCAGCGCTCTATGGTCGCTTTTCCTTTCTTATAACGCTCTGATAAATCTTTTTGAGATACCCCGCGGCTATGCTCATGAAACACTGCAGCTTGAGCTCGCCAAGTAGCACGTTGATGTTTATTGATACCGGGAAACTGTTGATTACCATAGCGACAACAAGTATGACAATAAAGCTTATACGCTTTAAACCTCAATACACTTCGACGATGCCCTATTAACTCATGGTGTACTGTTCTTACATACGATGATTTCTTGCGAACCTGCTTACTTTGGCAATGACTACACCGAGCTAATCGGTTATAAGTTACATCTAATAATAAGGGTTGATACCCACTCACTTTTAATATGGAAAATCCAGGTAAATTTAGGATAAGATTGTTCTTAGGCACTTTAATCTCCTTTTGATCGCTAAATCAAGGACTTAGTCTAGACTAATTTGATTAAAGTGCCCCCTTAATTGGTGTAGAGCCGGCATTCAGAAATCCATTTAATAAGTATTCCCATTTATTATTTTAGACAAGCCCCTGATTGCAAGCAAACAGAGCTTCTCTGGCTATTTGAAAGATGAATTGCGAAAATTATGACCTTTAATTTTAAAGAGTTCCCAAAAGATAGACCACTTTATAAATATTTAAAAAACGAGCATGCTGATTTTTTACTGGAAGGAAAGATCCATATTGGCACCCTTTTCTATTTTCGAGATATTAAACAACATGGTGATGAAATAGGTGATAGCAATGAGGGGAAGAAAGAGGTTTTTGAGGATATTGAGGATTTAACTATAGAGGATCCGTCCTCTCAAAACACCTTAAGCAAATTTGCTCAAAGATTTATTAAATTAGAGAATACAGCACAAAATACAACTTTTATAAATTGTGAGCTTGTCGAACAGCAACATAGCAACAATTGCTTTATATATTGTATGTCTAAAGGTTTGACAGAATACTTGGTAGTCAGTTGTATGGTAATGCACATGCTTGCATCAAAATTAGAAGTCCTTATAGATTTATAAATTGTATATCCAAAGTAATAAATAATTGTGCAGTTTTTGTTAACTTATCTTCTGTCATCTACGGAGATAGAAGGCAATCGTATGGAGAACATAATAACTATCATGCTTCAATAATAAAACCCCCACTGCATAAACATCATGCAGAAGTTAGAGCAATTTGGACACCCAAATCTCAAAGAGAAAACCTCCATTGCTTAGACGTTCAAATTCCCGTTAGATATATTAAAAGGTATTGTGAACTTGTTTATAAAATTGATTTTGATTAGCAGGGTTGTATCAAGACCCGACATTGTATCTTTAATGTGATATAGATCTCATGTTATGTCACGATCCAACCTACACTTGCTAACACCCTGCATTTGAATAATTTGAGGAAATAATTGATTCGTGTTGCGCAACATGCTATATTTTTACATATGATTAAATCATTTAAACATAAAGGTCTTAAGCGCTTTTTCGAAACTGGAGATCATTCAGGTATACAGTCTAAGCATCAAAAAAGGTTAAGACTACAATTAGGTGCGCTTAATACTGCTAAAGTCATAGAAGATATGGATTTGCCAGGTTATGACCTGCATAAATTAAAAGGTGATCGCAAGGGATGTTGGTCTATTACAGTAAATGGTAATTGGCGTATTACATTTGAATTTGAAGATGGTGATGCATACATCGTAAATTATGAGGATTATCACTGATGGCTATACAATATAATCCACCACACCCAGGTGAATTCATTAAAGAAACTTATATTGAAACATTGAATATAAGTCTAAGGCAGGCAGCAAAGGATTTAGATGTTGCGCCTTCAACTTTTTCACGGCTCATACAAGGCAAATCGGATCTTTCTCCTGAAATGGCTTTAAAACTTAGTAAAGCGTTTGGCAGAAGTCCTGAAAGTTGGATGCAGATGCAAACTAATTTTGAGCTTTGGAGAGCTAGACAACATGTTAATCTTGAGCGTGTTCATGTGATTTATGCACATGCGTCTTAGCCTGTTAACAATTTATAAAAGGGATAGCTCAAGAAACTGATATAGTTTAAAAAAAGGGTTTATTGCGGGTTTATTTGCTGACAATTAAGGACAACCAAAGACAACAAGATAGCAATTGCCTATCTGCATCCCGTCTTGATTTGATGCGGTTTTTCATAGTCTTTCATTGTTTTTCATGATTTTCCCAAAACCTATAGTAGCGGGTTCGATTCCGGCAACCATATAATTTATTGATTTATAAGAGCAAAAAATCCATAAAGTGTGAAACTCGTGTTAAATTGTGAAGGCAGGCTCTAAGCTCATATTTATTAATAATTCATTAAATTTAGGTGAAACTTGTAGCAAAGGAAACAACACTTTTTGTTGAAGTGTAGTTATTAATTGACTCTTTAAATCATCTTCTGGTAGTTTTTTAATTTTATCAATCAGTTCGTAAAGCAGGCTGTATGAAATTCGGCCATATCCTTCTCTATAATAAGTTTTGATTTCAGCTGCTAAATTATTTATAGTTTTGACATAATAAGAAAGACTATCTTCAGGCAGTGCCAGCCATTTAGATTGCAAAAGACTGGTGGATTCTCTTGCAAAAAAAGCAGGATAACTGGCCAACACTTTCCTTTTTTTACTAGGGGGATCATCCATTGTTTCCCTGAGATCACTCTTTTCTTCCCTTACTTCTTCCATGGCTTGCAAAGTGGGTATTCTAATAATCCCTTGTGATTCTTCACGTAAGTCAAAATAATCCCGTGTAGCACGATATAACGCTTTCTCATCAGCCCTGCCTTTTTTAAACACCAAGTGTGCTTTTACATCATGAAAAGCAAGAGCATAAGCCACTTTCTCTTGATTTAACATGCGCATAGTTCGTCCTGCTGATTGGGCAAATTGCGCTGCATCTCCTGCTTGTAAGTATATTATCCAATACACCTCTTTATCACTAAAACCTACTTTAGCCATACCCTTGCAAATCAATATACTAGGGCCGTCTTTTGCCTGATAGCGTTTAAAGGCTTTCAAGTTTTCGTATGAATCAGGCTCATTGGAATTGATTTCAAAACAAGCAATACCTGCTTGCTCTAAAATCCCTTTCAATTGTTTTGAATAATTGACTTCTCCTTCGTTATTGGGCACATAAATAATGCCTTTTTTTCCTTTAATGGACCACCACTAGGCAATAGGCTATCAAGAATAGTAGGCATGGCTGATATTACACGCC
This genomic interval from Legionella oakridgensis ATCC 33761 = DSM 21215 contains the following:
- a CDS encoding DNA-binding protein, coding for MAKNINYHDYLIESLKEPSEAAGYLNAALDDGDIDGFLEALHNVIEAYGSMTKLSEKFQERYNPNSESIRISFMSNANDFEDQKND
- a CDS encoding ISL3 family transposase, which translates into the protein MPKNNLILNLPGFSILKVSGYQPLLLDVTYNRLARCSHCQSKQVRKKSSYVRTVHHELIGHRRSVLRFKAYKLYCHTCCRYGNQQFPGINKHQRATWRAQAAVFHEHSRGVSQKDLSERYKKGKATIERWYQRHYEEQHRELINKPCPVVLGIDEHFFSKKEGFATTFCDLRKHKIFDVVRGRREQELKEYLQQLPGKERVKVICMDLSSTYRSLVKKYFPNAMIVADRFHVIRLIQHQCMMTCRELSTEIKNNRGILALLRTRPDNLSDEKKVKRDAFFTENPAIEAIYQFQQQLHSLLMKRALTQHECRKVIPTFLEMLAELKQSGFKALASLGKTLWAWKDEVARMWRFSKSNGITEGFHRKMKLIQRRAYGFRNFENYRVRVKVLCG
- a CDS encoding type II toxin-antitoxin system RelE/ParE family toxin, which translates into the protein MIRVAQHAIFLHMIKSFKHKGLKRFFETGDHSGIQSKHQKRLRLQLGALNTAKVIEDMDLPGYDLHKLKGDRKGCWSITVNGNWRITFEFEDGDAYIVNYEDYH
- a CDS encoding HigA family addiction module antitoxin — its product is MAIQYNPPHPGEFIKETYIETLNISLRQAAKDLDVAPSTFSRLIQGKSDLSPEMALKLSKAFGRSPESWMQMQTNFELWRARQHVNLERVHVIYAHAS